Proteins encoded together in one Asterias rubens chromosome 4, eAstRub1.3, whole genome shotgun sequence window:
- the LOC117289218 gene encoding bactericidal permeability-increasing protein-like, with translation MALNKLNLLFVVILSVYFSPAVESVNPGFKGRITQSGLDYMRDVGLQVLKEEVQQLKIPDITGDAHVPVVGHITYTVSNIRITSFSIPPTLTSLTTKTGVGLTLAATGISLSAWGNWHYSNHGFIHISDSGSFDASVSSTSLMLTLRIGVDNSGRPTISMTTQDCSFNAGNVRIKLHGGASWLYNLFSKDIAGVLKSSINQQTCSMVMKEVNDDLEMQLAKIKVEAHFDKNAWVNYSLVAPPTFTGHIDTAHKGEVFPAGPGPHTEAPFTVPVIPSDPDESRHMFLWITDYMLETAGYVYYKAGVLAYNATQDKLPPGFKYKLNTDALAVELLLPQLNEKFPNMPMQVNVKAIAPPMVRFTQPQINASVNLQIDVFVINKDKSLTFAVSLGVVVHGSASLGCVENAAGGSSLTWTVKLRKTDVTLKRSAIGKIDTDGLAIGIEFACNAMLVPWINEAGKKGMPLPNAGNVKLQKPVIQQGQGFVKLGTDILFIPSE, from the exons aTGGCGCTCAACAAACTCAACCTGTTATTTGTTGTGATTCTATCGGTTTATTTCAGCCCAGCTGTGGAGTCAGTGAATCCTGGATTTAAAGGCAGGATCACCCAATCGGGACTCGACTATA TGCGTGATGTTGGGCTACAGGTTCTGAAAGAGGAAGTACAGCAACTGAAAATCCCAGATATTACCGGCGATGCGCATGTACCTGTGGTCGGTCACATTACCTACACAGTGTCAAa CATTCGCATCACAAGTTTCTCGATCCCCCCAACCTTGACCTCGCTGACGACAAAGACTGGAGTAGGTCTGACTCTGGCAGCAACTGGGATAAGTTTGTCTGCGTGGGGAAACTGGCACTACAGTAACCATGGATT CATTCACATCAGTGATAGCGGTTCATTTGATGCATCTGTCTCAAGTACATCACTCATGCTCACTTTGAGGATTG GTGTGGACAACAGTGGGCGCCCTACTATCTCCATGACTACCCAAGACTGCTCATTTAACGCGGGAAATGTTAGAATCAAACTTCACGGCGGCGCGAG CTGGCTGTACAATCTGTTTTCGAAAGATATTGCTGGAGTTCTGAAATCCTCTATCAACCAACAG ACTTGCTCTATGGTGATGAAGGAGGTTAATGATGATCTTGAGATGCAACTGGCTAAGATTAAAG TTGAGGCACATTTTGACAAGAATGCATGGGTTAATTATTCTCTGGTAGCGCCTCCTACGTTCACCGGTCACATCGATACCGCCCATAAG GGTGAGGTGTTTCCTGCCGGCCCAGGCCCACACACCGAGGCCCCTTTTACCGTACCAGTCATACCGTCAGATCCCGATGAATCACGGCATATGTTTCTCTGGATAACAGACTACATGTTGGAAACTGCGGGATACGTGTATTACAAGGCAGGAGTACTGGCGTACAATGCTACACAGGACAAG CTACCCCCAGGTTTCAAGTACAAACTCAACACGGACGCGTTGGCCGTGGAACTTCTCCTGCCacaa CTGAATGAGAAGTTTCCCAACATGCCGATGCAAGTCAATGTCAAAGCTATAGCGCCACCCATGGTCAGATTCACCCAACCTCAAATCAACGCTTCTGTCAACTTACAGATTGATGTGTTTGTCATTAATAAGGACAAATCGCTGACTTTTGCGGTGTCCTTGGGTGTG GTCGTGCACGGATCTGCTTCTCTGGGCTGTGTTGAAAACGCCGCTGGTGGAAGTTCGTTGACATGGACAGTAAAACTGAGGAA GACTGATGTCACATTGAAGCGATCAGCAATTGGAAAAATAGAT acgGATGGTCTGGCCATTGGTATTGAGTTTGCCTGCAACGCTATGCTTGTTCCCTGGATTAATG AAGCAGGAAAGAAAGGCATGCCCCTGCCGAACGCAGGCAACGTCAAACTTCAGAAACCTGTCATTCAACAGGGACAG GGCTTCGTGAAACTCGGCACGGACATTTTGTTCATCCCATCTGAGTAA
- the LOC117289757 gene encoding gamma-aminobutyric acid receptor-associated protein-like 2 — translation MKWQFKEETPEEQRLAESSKIRSKYSDRIPVIVQKAARSQIPEIDKRKFLVPADITVAQFMWIIRKRIQLPPEKAVFLFVGKVLPQTSATMSQIYESHKDVDGFLYVSYSGENTFGSS, via the exons ATGAAGTGGCAATTTAAGGAGGAAACGCCGGAAG AGCAACGATTAGCAGAATCGTCCAAGATTCGTTCAAAGTATTCAGACCGGATTCCAGTGATTGTACAGAAGGCTGCGAGGTCACAGATACCGGAAATAGACAAGAGAAAATTCCTTGTGCCAGCGGATATAACTGTGGCTCAGTTTATGTGGATCATACGTAAAAGAATTCAACTACCACCAGAGAAGGCTGTGTTTCTATTCGTTGGGAAAGTACTGCCACAGACAAG TGCAACGATGAGTCAAATATACGAGTCACACAAAGACGTCGACGGTTTCCTGTATGTTTCTTACAGCGGAGAGAACACATTCGGCTCATCATGA
- the LOC117289592 gene encoding fatty acid amide hydrolase-like, producing the protein MEFPQSAALTAVLGVAILWILCWRRSGSKRKFKRRIPGVPDQPVEYNIQEGKGMPAIPGRVARALLKLTHSLLGKVFLMPSVMRKTNVLILRDILMKDLPTFAPLIPWEGSKTPKKSKDAVDLMKSLASKADAGKKLESDFHFMDISDFHNAYSIGKLTPTDVAIKAIKNIKDSDAVEPKLRAFVEINEEQILEAAKESTNRYQKNKPLSVLDGVPVGIKDEIQVASHHLRMGSTYMGHSLETEDSEVIRRLRANGAIILGMTNMQENGMGTTGINISKYHGTPRNPYNVNHFTGGSSSGSAAAVAAGLCPVALGTDGGGSVRIPATFCGTVGLKPTFARIPCLGSPVNGFSVCSLGPLCNSVRDAAIAYACIAGPCPSDSLSSNQPPVELTGFNDKDLKGMKLGIDKQFYEHADPEIVGACNKALDVLKSHGAEVVDIQIPELEEARIAHIITILAEMRSSLHEAFCNQYSEQYFENAGLLSTTEMLTTTDYIQAQRQKTRTITFLKSIFKDVDVILLPGNAILAPEIKPGYLKHGFSDTSMTADIIRHVFLANLTGIPAMTVPVGYSMEGLPISLQIMGAWWKESTILQVGRFAEKCLEKRKPDVFYELL; encoded by the exons ATGGAATTCCCTCAATCAGCAGCACTGACAGCTGTGTTAGGAGTTGCAATACTTTGGATTCTGTGTTGGCGTCGAAGTGGAAGTAAACGGAAATTCAAACGACGGATTCCAGGTGTTCCTGATCAACCAGTGGAGTACAACATTCAAGAAGGAAag GGTATGCCAGCTATTCCTGGAAGAGTTGCAAGAGCTCTTTTGAAACTAACCCATtcg CTTCTTGGAAAGGTCTTCCTAATGCCTTCAGTCATGAG aaaaacaaatgtgttaATCTTGCGGGATATTTTGATGAAGGACTTGCCAACCTTTGCACCTCTGATCCCATGGGAGGGGTCTAAAACACCCAAGAAGTCGAAGGATGCAGTGGACTTGATGAAGTCTTTGGCAAGTAAAGCTGATGCCGGCAAGAAACTGGAGTCGGACTTCCACTTTATGGATATATCGGACTTTCACAACGCTTACAG TATAGGGAAGCTGACCCCGACTGATGTAGCTATAAAAGCAATCAAAAATATCAAAGATTCCGACGCTGTTGAACCCAAACTGAGAGCGTTCGTTGAGATCAACGAAGAGCAAATCTTGGAG GCTGCTAAAGAGTCTACGAATCGTTATCAGAAAAACAAGCCGCTGTCGGTCTTAGATGGAGTTCCTGTTGGGATCAAGGATGAAATTCAAGTG GCATCCCATCATCTTCGAATGGGTTCAACCTATATGGGCCACAGCCTTGAGACGGAGGATTCCGAGGTGATACGGAGACTGAGAGCAAACGGAGCCATTATCTTGGGAATGACCAACATGCAAGAGAATGGAATGGGAACAACTGGAATCAATATTAGCAA GTATCATGGTACACCAAGGAATCCTTACAATGTCAACCATTTCACTGGTGGAAGCTCCAGTGGATCAGCTGCTGCAGTGGCTGCAG GTCTATGTCCAGTTGCTCTCGGTACCGACGGTGGTGGCTCAGTGCGAATACCAGCAACATTTTGTGGCACCGTTGGATTGAAACCGACATTTGCTCGCATCCCGTGTCTAGGCTCACCTGTTAATGGTTTCTCTGTATGCTCATTGGGTCCACTGTGTAACAGTGTTAGAGATGCTGCAATAGCGTATG CTTGCATCGCTGGTCCCTGCCCTTCTGACAGTCTCTCCAGTAATCAACCACCAGTAGAACTGACTGGATTCAACGACAAAGATTTGAAGGGAATGAAGCTTGGAATCGATAAGCAATTCTATGAA CATGCTGATCCTGAAATTGTTGGAGCCTGTAATAAAG CTCTGGATGTCCTAAAGTCTCACGGAGCTGAAGTTGTAGACATTCAGATTCCAGAGTTAGAGGAGGCAAGGATTGCTCATATCATCACCATCTTAGCTGAGATGAGATCCAGTCTACATGAAGCTTTCTGTAACCAGTACAGTGAACAG TATTTTGAGAATGCAGGTCTGTTGTCTACCACTGAAATGCTGACCACTACTGATTATATCCAAGCTCAGAGGCAGAAGACTCGAACCATCACTTTCCTGAAGAGCATCTTCAAAGATGTGGATGTCATCTTGCTGCCTG GTAATGCAATACTGGCTCCTGAGATCAAACCAGGATATCTCAAACATGGCTTCAGTGATACATCCATGACGGCGGATATAATAAG GCACGTCTTCTTAGCTAATCTAACTGGAATACCAGCCATGACGGTACCGGTTGGTTACAGCATGGAGGGTCTACCGATCTCTCTTCAGATCATGGGTGCTTGGTGGAAAGAAAGTACCATCTTACAAGTCGGTCGCTTTGCCGAGAAATGTCTGGAGAAAAGGAAACCTGATGTTTTTTATGAACTCTTGTAG